AATGGCCACGACTTTTGAAATTCTTACCGGCTTGATGCCTATGGGGAACCGGGATCTGGTGCGGGATGAGCAAGCGACTTGGCTGAAGAAGCGAACGACATGTGGAAGCGATGCGGCTTGCTTGCGAAGTGCGTATGAGGAGCGATTGAAGCAACTCAACGAGGCCTACAAGGGATTGATCAAGCCCCTTTAGAGCGGGGTTTGATCTCATGCCGGAAGAGCGGACCGGTCACCAGCGGTCCCGGTCGCCCTAGGCCGGGAATCAATCCCAGCTAAAGCCTTTATCTTTCATGTAGATGTTGCTGACACCCTTGCACCAGTCGACCTTGAAGTCGTCAGCACCGTATCCATCCCAGCTCACGCGGAATGGAACGACGCAATTTCCTTCATTGCTGAACCAGTCCATGTTGGCGTATTCGCCCGGCCTAATACGCGAATCGAGCCAGTTCTCGCTCCATTTGCCATTCTGGTATGTATAGAAGCCATTTATGGTGTAGCCATTGGCTCTGTTGTGAAGTCGAAACGCATAATCGCTGGCAGATGCAGAAATGCTTGCAAATGCAGATGCTGCGAACGCCAGGCAAAGTGCCAAGCCGAGCTTTTTCATGGATGAGTCCTCAGAAGCGAAGATGGGGGACAACAAGACTTGAAGATCGTTTGATCTTCTGTGGCACACAATACTTTCAGTTCATGAATACGATCTGAATACAAAATATGATATATATTCTGAATTTATAGGCTATGCTGCAACTATAAATTCAAACAAGAAAGGCGCCCCCTGAGCGAGCGCCTTTCTCAAGATTAGCTAGCCTTGCACCTCATTATTCAGGAAGAATTCGGACCGCGCCCTTGTCTGCGCTGGATGCGAAAGCAGCATAGGCTTTCAATGCCGTTGTTACGTTACGCTTGCGCGGAGCAACCGGCTTCCAGCCCAGTTTATCCTGCTCGGCACGGCGAGCAGCCAGCTCGCTATCGGTGATCTTCAGGTTGATTGTACGGTTCGGAATATCGATTTCGATCATATCGCCGTTCTTCACCAGCCCAATTGCCCCGCCGTTTGCCGCTTCCGGTGAAGCATGACCGATCGAGAGACCGGAGGTACCGCCCGAAAAGCGGCCATCGGTGATGAGCGCGCAGGCCTTGCCCAGGCCTTTCGACTTCAAGTAGCTCGTCGGGTACAGCATTTCCTGCATGCCTGGTCCACCCTTCGGTCCCTCATAACGAATGACGACGACATCACCCGCGACAACCTCGTTGCCAAGAATCGACTTAACAGCCGCATCCTGGCTTTCGTAAACCTTGGCAGGTCCGGTGAACTTGAGAATCGATTCATCGACACCAGCGGTTTTGACGATGCAGCCGTCCAGCGCGATATTTCCGTAAAGCACCGCCAAGCCGCCATCCTTCGAGAATGGGCTTTCAACCGAGCGGATAACCCCCTTTTCGCTGTCTGTATCAAGATCATCCCAGCGTGAAGACTGCGAAAACGCGACTTGAGTCGGCACTCCGCCCGGAGCCGCCTTGAAGAAGGTTCGAACTGTTTCGGAGTTGGTGCGTGTAATATCCCACCGGTTGATGGCGTCACCGAGCGTTGCTTCGTGGACGGTCTTGCAGTCAGTGTTCAGCAGACCGCCCCGCTCCAACTCGCCCAGAATGCGCATGATGCCGCCTGCGCGATGGACATCCTCCATATGGACATCCTGCTTCGCGGGTGCGACCTTCGAGAGGCAGGGCACCTTGCGCGAGAGGCGGTCTATGTCATCCATCGTGAAATCGACCCCGCCTTCGTGGGCTGCGGCAAGGATATGCAGAACGGTGTTCGTCGAGCCGCCCATCGCGATGTCGAGTGCCATGGCATTTTCAAATGCCTGTTTCGTGGCAATGTTGCGCGGCAGCACGCCCTCGTCTTCCTGCTCGTAATAACGGCGGGCGAGATCCACGATCAGGTGACCGGCCTCGACGAACAGCCGCTTGCGATCAGAATGGGTTGCGAG
The window above is part of the Rhizobium rhizoryzae genome. Proteins encoded here:
- a CDS encoding lysozyme inhibitor LprI family protein — its product is MTHVKPTLLVAVLATLASNIMLPETSHAASFDCTKSELAADEKTICEDRALNDLDVKMATTFEILTGLMPMGNRDLVRDEQATWLKKRTTCGSDAACLRSAYEERLKQLNEAYKGLIKPL
- the ilvD gene encoding dihydroxy-acid dehydratase → MPAYRSRTTTHGRNMAGARGLWRATGVKDSDFGKPIIAVVNSFTQFVPGHVHLKDLGQLVAREIEAAGGIAKEFNTIAVDDGIAMGHDGMLYSLPSREIIADSVEYMVNAHCADAMVCISNCDKITPGMLNAAMRLNIPAVFVSGGPMEAGKVVLHGKTVALDLVDAMVAAADDKISDEEVAVIERSACPTCGSCSGMFTANSMNCLTEALGLSLPGNGSTLATHSDRKRLFVEAGHLIVDLARRYYEQEDEGVLPRNIATKQAFENAMALDIAMGGSTNTVLHILAAAHEGGVDFTMDDIDRLSRKVPCLSKVAPAKQDVHMEDVHRAGGIMRILGELERGGLLNTDCKTVHEATLGDAINRWDITRTNSETVRTFFKAAPGGVPTQVAFSQSSRWDDLDTDSEKGVIRSVESPFSKDGGLAVLYGNIALDGCIVKTAGVDESILKFTGPAKVYESQDAAVKSILGNEVVAGDVVVIRYEGPKGGPGMQEMLYPTSYLKSKGLGKACALITDGRFSGGTSGLSIGHASPEAANGGAIGLVKNGDMIEIDIPNRTINLKITDSELAARRAEQDKLGWKPVAPRKRNVTTALKAYAAFASSADKGAVRILPE